A single genomic interval of Penicillium psychrofluorescens genome assembly, chromosome: 2 harbors:
- a CDS encoding uncharacterized protein (ID:PFLUO_002702-T1.cds;~source:funannotate), with product MPEPCEESECLVRYLVENFPSYLNTRSTEGHTPLALAFSLHRATFARILIDAGADQTTHDRFGNNILHLTLVSLEWEPCKNLHALTEMVGLLDRQIIPSLLNERCQRHLTPLARWMSYCDGSYRPLRYPSWDTDPDRDNRPAIAGFLLDLGEHSSQNQLEQRDARGNTPAHIAVTKQFPGILKVILDRRPDMLSWENSSGKTVLEMAQDAWTDLVLSDQNLLLDMQWPALSREPGIEDDLIDRDPRYFVGSPPDARKVPQITYELCLERDRLHPGQRRLFTREMADDLLRGKHARWGHCLEDWLFRVDRDVV from the coding sequence ATGCCCGAGCCGTGCGAAGAATCAGAGTGCCTAGTCCGATACCTCGTCGAAAACTTTCCCTCGTATCTGAACACCAGGTCTACAGAAGGCCACACGCCTCTCGCGTTAGCATTCTCACTCCATCGAGCCACCTTCGCCCGCATTCTCATCGATGCAGGCGCGGACCAAACAACTCATGATCGGTTTGGGAATAACATCCTGCATTTGACTTTAGTGTCTCTCGAATGGGAACCCTGCAAGAATCTTCATGCCCTGACCGAGATGGTCGGTCTTCTAGATCGACAGATTATCCCATCCCTGCTCAACGAGCGGTGCCAAAGGCATCTCACTCCTCTTGCGCGATGGATGTCCTATTGCGACGGATCTTATCGACCACTTCGCTACCCATCCTGGGATACTGATCCCGATCGCGACAACCGGCCCGCCATTGCAGGATTTTTACTCGACCTGGGCGAACACAGCAGCCAAAATCAGTTAGAGCAGCGCGATGCGAGAGGTAATACCCCTGCCCATATCGCAGTCACGAAACAATTTCCGGGTATCTTGAAGGTAATCCTGGACCGGCGTCCAGACATGTTATCTTGGGAGAATTCTTCTGGAAAGACAGTACTTGAAATGGCGCAAGATGCGTGGACGGACTTGGTTCTGAGCGATCAAAATCTCCTACTTGATATGCAATGGCCTGCGCTGAGTAGGGAGCCTGGAATTGAAGATGATCTGATCGATCGTGATCCACGTTACTTCGTCGGCAGCCCTCCAGATGCGAGAAAGGTGCCTCAGATCACGTACGAGCTCTGTCTTGAGCGGGACAGACTGCATCCTGGGCAACGGAGACTATTCACTCGGGAGATGGCTGATGACCTCCTTCGTGGGAAACATGCTAGATGGGGGCATTGTTTGGAGGATTGGCTGTTTCGTGTTGATAGAGATGTGGTGTGA
- a CDS encoding uncharacterized protein (ID:PFLUO_002703-T1.cds;~source:funannotate) has product MSAHREFDPNFTPYVVNAMGPQTPERARVILGSLIRHIHDFAREVELTSAEWMMGVEFINSIGKISTPVRNECHRICDVIGLESLVDEIANKIVTDEGVSPTSNVILGPFWSPNAPFRSLGDSIIQDANPDGKITYMHGVLKDMETGAPISGAVLDIWQASANGQYDFQDPKQSENNLRGKFTSNEKGEFWWYCYHPTPYSLPTDGPAGVLLNLMDRSPMRPAHIHLMITHPNYATIINQIYPSDDPHLDIDSVFAVKDDLVVEFKPSSDPKADLDLDYPVKMALKKHHPNPSTAPPVSSFERFSKGQKEQKL; this is encoded by the exons GTGTGATCCTGGGCTCGCTGATCCGCCACATCCACGACTTTGCGCGCGAGGTTGAACTGACCTCCGCCGAGTGGATGATGGGCGTGGAGTTCATCAACTCCATCGGCAAGATCAGCACTCCCGTTCGCAACGAGTGCCACCGTATCTGTGATGTGATCGGTCTGGAGTC tctcgtcgacgagatcgccaACAAGATCGTCACCGATGAGGGCGTCTCCCCGACCTCCAACGTCATCCTGGGCCCCTTCTGGTCCCCCAACGCGCCCTTCCGCTCTCTGGGCGACAGCATTATCCAAGACGCCAACCCCGATGGCAAGATCACCTACATGCACGGCGTGCTCAAAGACATGGAGACCGGCGCGCCCATCTCCGGCGCAGTGCTGGACATCTGGCAGGCCTCAGCCAACGGACAGTACGATTTCCAAGACCCCAAGCAGTCCGAGAACAACCTGCGCGGCAAGTTCACGTCCAACGAGAAGGGCGAGTTCTGGTGGTACTGTTACCACCCAACTCCTTATTCCCTGCCCACCGACGGCCCCGCCGGTgtcctcctcaatctcatgGACCGCTCGCCCATGCGTCCCGCCCACATCCACCTCATGATCACTCACCCCAACTACGCGACCATCATCAACCAGATCTACCCCAGCGATGACCCCCATCTGGACATCGACtccgtcttcgccgtcaagGACGATCTCGTCGTGGAGTTCAAGCCCTCGTCGGACCCCAAGgccgacctcgacctcgactACCCCGTCAAGATGGCCCTCAAGAAGCATCACCCCAACCCGAGCACGGCCCCGCCGGTCTCGTCATTTGAGCGCTTCAGCAAGGGTCAGAAGGAGCAGAAGCTTTGa
- a CDS encoding uncharacterized protein (ID:PFLUO_002701-T1.cds;~source:funannotate) produces the protein MANPDAEALCQTISLADIQAVEECLQRGDIDPNHRDCAGRTPLHLACIASSPAIVQSLIEAGANITPRTKDGQTALHLAAKRGNAQVIRILLSKSAENKHKANPTGGHDTGLKEQLDNELDTDEHGDSVRLLRIDPTDRAPARRLFEDIDEVGADVYEHPDVRSWKDFTTPLHLAILHGHTEAVVELLSIGANPLQSLRTYPPANDLLITQFRPQTGILPTLYLPLLLDRQKARDISRILLEVSGVSIAQVDPDRRTPLQYVVASGYDELLDIYSQTDEKGFTLALDYLYVKPALFPRVYSALNTALDLKSASAAMKLLEAGAKPFIEYDDFVENVDFASLRSPQRKDLSRYYRLARQPIISAVENELPQVAMEILRRGADSCTWRYLSTCLSRGYSVLDAVRRKLKSLNGFLSLTSLQQGALRPFDEHTEYFSGLTEGTYQMWAGKVILGRARSCYEDMQRAHEEKKKETDKPQEFDAKRQRIQSLVQDYQILKAELLARGAKPFEELHPETPASDKESQLGGEFTSDIYNRPSLFPFEAGQEAYLELFEAAWQGDSETIKRLTLEKEDGNELQVSKCDRLDFSPLSLTTLKRHWDVARLIIQIHQAQPRKLSRSGYFFGDQSLDRDAFKAVNHSEVSLRLSTTDPNSAPHMNLMEHAVIENDPRLLASLLETGELTSPYHHGRRLGALCKRYFLLAMKLGRVECLAEIITKTGFGIPLRGYKIGKNEGAQKVLPSAVNQPKRSERPPLLAAATQGNLATTKWFLGADATECYLQYASSIQEEDRMQQFSQSGTDTKEALQRWLSWRGKSRGL, from the exons ATGGCCAATCCCGACGCCGAGGCCCTATGCCAAACCATTTCACTCGCCGATATCCAGGCTGTCGAAGAATGTCTGCAACGGGGAGATATAGACCCCAATCATCGTGACTGCGCAGGAAGAACGCCACTGCACCTAGCTTGCATCGCTTCCTCCCCTGCAATCGTGCAGAGCCTCATCGAAGCCGGTGCCAACATCACCCCGCGGACAAAAGATGGACAAACCGCATTACACCTTGCTGCCAAGCGGGGAAATGCTCAAGTAATTCGAATTCTCCTGTCTAAGAGTGCTGAAAACAAACACAAGGCGAACCCAACGGGTGGTCATGACACGGGCCTAAAAGAGCAGTTGGACAACGAGCTGGACACAGATGAGCATGGAGACTCTGTCCGTTTGCTGCGAATAGATCCCACCGACCGTGCACCCGCTCGCAGGTTATTTGAAGACATAGACGAAGTCGGCGCAGATGTTTACGAGCATCCCGACGTCAGATCCTGGAAAGACTTCACCACGCCGCTGCATCTTGCAATCTTGCACGGGCACACCGAAGCCGTCGTCGAACTACTTTCCATTGGAGCCAATCCCCTTCAGTCGCTCAGGACGTATCCTCCCGCCAACGACCTGCTCATCACCCAGTTCAGACCACAGACCGGTATACTACCAACCCTCTATCTGCCCTTGCTCCTCGACCGCCAAAAGGCCAGGGATATATCGCGGATTCTACTTGAAGTAAGCGGCGTCTCCATTGCCCAGGTAGACCCGGATCGGAGGACGCCGTTGCAGTACGTCGTTGCATCTGGATACGACGAGCTTCTCGATATATACTCACAGACCGACGAAAAAGGATTCACACTCGCATTGGACTATTTATACGTGAAACCAGCTCTTTTTCCGCGTGTGTATTCGGCCTTGAATACGGCTCTCGATTTGAAGAGCGCATCCGCGGCAATGAAACTGCTCGAGGCTGGCGCGAAGCCTTTCATTGAGTATGACGATTTTGTCGAGAATGTCGATTTCGCGAGTCTTCGTTCTCCTCAGCGAAAGGATCTGTCCAGGTATTATCGGCTGGCTAGACAGCCTATTATCTCTGCTGTTGAGAATGAGTTGCCGCAAGTTGCAATGGAGATTCTTCGGAGAGGGGCAGATTCATGTACCTGGAGGTATTTGTCGACTTGTCTTAGTCGTGGATATTCAGTTCTGGACGCGGTGCGCCGGAAACTTAAAAGTTTGAACGGCTTTTTGAGTCTGACTTCACTCCAGCAGGGGGCTCTAAGGCCTTTCGATGAACATACAGAGTATTTTTCGGGCCTCACGGAGGGTACATATCAAATGTGGGCTGGGAAGGTAATTCTGGGCAGAGCACGTAGTTGCTATGAAGATATGCAGAGGGCAcacgaagaaaagaagaaagagaccGACAAGCCTCAAGAATTCGATGCGAAGAGACAAAGAATCCAGAGTCTGGTTCAGGACTACCAGATACTGAAAGCAGAACTGCTAGCTCGAGGCGCAAAACCATTCGAGGAACTCCATCCCGAAACACCTGCATCCGATAAGGAGTCACAACTAGGAGGAGAGTTCACTAGCGATATATACAATAGGCCGTCATTATTTCCGTTTGAAGCTGGCCAGGAAGCATATTTGGAATT ATTTGAAGCAGCATGGCAAGGCGACTCGGAGACTATAAAGCGTCTAACTCTGGAAAAAGAGGACGGCAACGAACTCCAAGTCTCCAAGTGCGACAGACTAGatttctctcctctttcgCTCACCACCCTGAAACGCCACTGGGATGTCGCAAGACTAATCATCCAAATACATCAGGCCCAGCCTCGAAAGCTTTCACGGTCTGGATATTTTTTCGGGGATCAATCGCTCGACAGAGACGCTTTCAAGGCTGTTAATCACAGCGAAGTTTCGCTGCGTCTGTCGACCACTGATCCGAATTCAGCTCCACATATGAATCTGATGGAACATGCAGTCATTGAAAATGATCCGCGCTTGTTGGCATCTCTTTTGGAAACTGGAGAACTTACCAGCCCTTATCACCATGGTCGACGCCTGGGAGCTTTATGCAAGCGCTATTTCCTTCTTGCTATGAAATTGGGCCGTGTCGAGTGTCTTGCTGAGATTATCACCAAAACGGGATTTGGGATTCCATTGAGAGGATACAAGATCGGAAAAAATGAAGGGGCACAGAAGGTATTGCCTTCGGCAGTGAATCAGCCCAAGAGAAGTGAGCGGCCACCCCTTCTGGCAGCGGCAACACAAGGAAATCTCGCTACTACAAAATGGTTCCTTGGTGCAGACGCGACTGAATGCTATCTTCAATATGCTTCTTCGATCCAGGAAGAGGATAGAATGCAACAGTTTTCCCAGTCCGGAACCGACACGAAGGAAGCACTGCAGAGATGGCTGAGTTGGAGAGGCAAGTCCCGAGGCCTTTAA